Proteins co-encoded in one Natrinema sp. CBA1119 genomic window:
- a CDS encoding carbamoyltransferase C-terminal domain-containing protein, translated as MTDYQLAFKPAIGLYGQHDPSAVLFDDGTPVFGVEEERYTRDKHATETFPEHAIRACLDHRNLSLPDLDRIFLPYEPQLRGKIASHYVSDAIRAPGVGRKLTALEETLITQVRSRFVPTRQIENRLESIDSSVPPIETISHHRCHAASAFHPSGFDEGVVLTVDAKGEYDSTAVWRGDEDGLTRAYTYEHPNSLGLFFAVVTEFLGYRMFNGEGKVMGLAPYGEDNPEIEGVLRELIDTGADYDVTELTKRWGTGHGVKILEDAFDRSRTETPGEFDQWEQDLAHTAQKLLEETVVGIAETAIDQLDTANVAIAGGVALNCKLNKCIRESPHVDDVFVQPVANDAGLALGAGWSQQPPLAVDHQTDVYLGPEYDTEEIHSTLETNKLEYREPDDLERYVAERLADGDLVGWFQGRLELGPRALGARSILADPRTAASRDRVNRFVKHREEWRPFAPSMLESAAEEYLIGGGSAPFMIDAYDIRPERTDELEAVLHPADDSTRPQTVREDQHPRYHRLISEFADITGVPVVLNTSFNDHAEPIVRTPTQAIKDFYGMGLDVLVLEDLVVEKDVTKTDRRSELPLRSGGAPNPVQQ; from the coding sequence ATGACTGACTATCAACTCGCGTTCAAACCGGCGATCGGGCTCTACGGCCAGCACGACCCGAGCGCCGTTCTCTTCGATGACGGGACGCCCGTCTTCGGCGTCGAGGAAGAGCGATACACGCGGGACAAACACGCGACAGAGACGTTTCCCGAACACGCGATTCGGGCGTGTCTCGACCATCGAAACCTGTCCCTTCCGGACCTGGATCGTATCTTTCTTCCATACGAGCCGCAGCTCCGTGGCAAGATCGCTTCACACTATGTCTCTGATGCGATCCGAGCGCCCGGAGTCGGACGAAAACTCACTGCACTCGAGGAGACGCTCATCACGCAGGTTCGGAGTCGGTTCGTCCCGACCCGACAGATCGAGAACCGCCTCGAGTCGATCGACTCGTCGGTGCCGCCGATCGAAACGATTTCACATCACCGCTGTCACGCCGCGAGCGCGTTCCACCCGTCGGGGTTCGACGAGGGCGTCGTCCTCACGGTCGACGCGAAGGGCGAGTACGACTCGACGGCCGTCTGGCGCGGCGACGAGGACGGCCTGACGCGCGCGTACACCTACGAACACCCGAACAGTCTCGGTCTCTTCTTCGCGGTCGTGACCGAGTTCCTCGGCTACCGGATGTTCAACGGCGAGGGGAAAGTGATGGGACTGGCACCCTACGGCGAGGACAATCCGGAGATAGAGGGCGTCCTACGCGAGTTAATCGACACGGGCGCCGACTACGACGTCACCGAGCTGACGAAGCGCTGGGGGACCGGCCACGGCGTCAAAATCCTCGAGGACGCGTTCGACCGGTCGCGAACGGAGACGCCCGGCGAGTTCGACCAGTGGGAGCAAGACCTCGCACACACCGCCCAGAAACTGCTCGAGGAAACGGTGGTGGGTATCGCGGAAACGGCCATCGACCAGTTGGACACGGCGAACGTCGCGATCGCCGGTGGCGTCGCGCTGAACTGCAAGTTGAACAAGTGCATCCGCGAGTCGCCACACGTCGACGACGTCTTCGTCCAGCCGGTCGCGAACGACGCCGGGCTCGCGCTCGGTGCGGGCTGGTCCCAGCAGCCGCCGTTGGCTGTCGACCACCAGACGGACGTCTACCTTGGTCCCGAGTACGACACCGAGGAGATCCACTCGACCCTCGAAACGAACAAACTCGAGTACAGAGAACCGGACGACCTCGAGCGGTACGTCGCCGAACGGCTCGCCGACGGCGACCTCGTCGGCTGGTTCCAGGGACGGCTGGAGCTAGGGCCGCGAGCGCTCGGTGCCAGGAGCATCCTCGCTGACCCCCGCACCGCCGCGTCTCGCGACCGGGTCAACCGGTTCGTCAAACACCGTGAGGAGTGGCGGCCGTTCGCGCCGTCGATGCTCGAGTCGGCCGCCGAGGAATACCTCATCGGTGGCGGTTCGGCACCGTTCATGATCGATGCCTACGATATCCGGCCCGAGCGAACCGACGAACTCGAGGCCGTCTTGCATCCGGCCGACGACTCGACGCGCCCCCAGACCGTTCGTGAGGACCAGCACCCGCGCTATCACCGGCTCATCTCCGAGTTCGCCGACATCACGGGCGTACCGGTCGTCCTCAACACCTCGTTCAACGATCACGCCGAACCGATCGTCCGGACGCCGACGCAGGCGATCAAGGACTTCTACGGGATGGGACTCGACGTGCTCGTCCTCGAGGACCTCGTAGTCGAAAAAGACGTGACGAAAACGGATCGGCGTTCGGAACTACCACTTCGTTCGGGAGGCGCGCCGAACCCGGTACAGCAGTAG
- a CDS encoding thioredoxin family protein — protein MTEPTPSEPTDDGRATQKPVQLHDMADYDDLLAAHDLVLLEFVTSGCGICASMEPVLSGVARSAPGVVATVNAGLVPDLAAEFGVQSVPTLVVLRDGEEVARLDDGFQSSETLVDVLETHAAN, from the coding sequence ATGACCGAACCCACACCCTCGGAGCCGACCGACGACGGTCGCGCGACCCAGAAACCAGTCCAGCTACACGACATGGCCGACTACGACGACCTGCTCGCGGCACACGACCTCGTCTTGCTCGAGTTCGTTACGTCCGGCTGTGGAATCTGTGCGTCGATGGAGCCGGTGCTCAGCGGGGTCGCGCGCAGCGCACCCGGCGTCGTGGCGACGGTGAACGCCGGTCTCGTCCCGGATCTCGCCGCCGAGTTCGGCGTCCAGAGCGTCCCGACGCTCGTCGTCCTGCGCGACGGCGAGGAAGTCGCCCGTCTCGACGACGGGTTCCAGAGCAGTGAAACGCTCGTGGACGTACTCGAGACGCACGCGGCGAACTGA
- a CDS encoding sulfite exporter TauE/SafE family protein, with product MSAPESTVDVEQFVTNLFEFQYREVTMVGATLTVLVASIVFFPGFENVGQGVQSELSVGLLAVLSLVAIVAGIVKGMTGFGYSLIMTPIFATVVDPTVAVVVLAIPPWMLNMFQIAETGTGRSFVREEWSLLLLAVIGTVIGVAALATYSAGPLVPFAIGLVLLGYVVFQVVQNFVTVEEAHHPIALGTAGFSQGFLLAFANLGPLLPAYFHTFERDAERYIGGLAMVLGTIFTVRIVQMALFTDLLTTYRLWLGSMIAVVTIVGLLLGTYLRRLEFDERAFNWFVVGLLFVISLNIFRNSVPALFF from the coding sequence ATGAGTGCTCCCGAATCTACAGTCGACGTCGAACAGTTCGTCACGAATCTCTTCGAGTTCCAGTACCGCGAGGTGACGATGGTCGGCGCGACGCTGACCGTCCTCGTCGCCTCGATCGTCTTCTTCCCGGGTTTCGAGAACGTCGGACAGGGTGTTCAGTCCGAACTTTCAGTCGGATTGCTCGCCGTACTGAGCCTGGTCGCGATCGTCGCTGGCATCGTCAAGGGGATGACCGGCTTTGGCTACTCGCTCATCATGACACCGATCTTCGCGACGGTAGTCGATCCGACCGTCGCCGTCGTCGTCCTGGCAATTCCCCCGTGGATGCTCAATATGTTCCAGATCGCGGAAACCGGAACGGGGCGGTCGTTCGTTCGCGAAGAGTGGTCGCTCCTGTTGCTCGCCGTTATCGGGACCGTCATCGGCGTCGCAGCGCTGGCGACGTACAGCGCCGGACCGCTCGTCCCCTTCGCTATCGGTCTCGTTCTCCTCGGCTACGTCGTCTTTCAGGTCGTGCAGAACTTCGTGACGGTCGAGGAAGCACACCATCCCATCGCACTCGGCACGGCCGGGTTTTCCCAGGGCTTTCTGCTCGCTTTCGCGAATCTCGGGCCGTTGCTCCCGGCGTACTTTCACACCTTCGAGCGGGACGCCGAGCGATACATCGGCGGGTTGGCGATGGTTCTCGGAACGATATTCACGGTTCGTATCGTACAGATGGCGCTGTTCACCGATCTCCTGACGACCTACCGGCTCTGGCTCGGGTCGATGATCGCCGTCGTCACGATCGTCGGCCTGCTACTGGGGACGTATCTCCGACGCCTCGAGTTCGACGAGCGCGCGTTCAACTGGTTCGTCGTCGGACTCCTGTTCGTTATCTCGCTCAACATCTTCCGCAACTCCGTGCCAGCGCTGTTCTTCTAA
- a CDS encoding cytochrome c biogenesis protein CcdA has protein sequence MIDVSLLSTVVFALTAGVATFFSPCAYPLLPGYVGFYVSRTDGDDASLGGATIRGIAAGSGVLGTLMALIGVTFVIGQQTLSNLTIFESLVGGLLVVFGVLVLAGRAPSLSIPLPERRSSVFGFGLFGAGYALAGAGCVAPVFLAVVARSLSLPTEAAALVLLTYVGSIVALMIAVTVATGMGLVASAGRFAAYSEHLKRLAGCLMIVAGVGQLYLALVVY, from the coding sequence GTGATCGACGTATCGCTTCTGTCGACGGTCGTCTTCGCGCTCACTGCCGGCGTCGCGACCTTCTTTAGCCCCTGTGCGTATCCGTTGTTGCCGGGATACGTCGGGTTCTACGTCAGCCGAACGGACGGCGACGATGCGTCACTCGGTGGGGCAACGATCCGGGGAATCGCCGCAGGTAGTGGCGTTCTTGGAACCCTCATGGCCCTCATCGGGGTGACGTTCGTGATCGGCCAGCAGACGCTATCGAACCTGACGATCTTCGAGTCGCTCGTCGGCGGACTGCTGGTGGTCTTCGGCGTACTCGTTCTCGCCGGTCGCGCCCCCTCGCTGTCGATTCCGCTTCCGGAGCGGCGCTCGAGCGTCTTCGGATTCGGGCTTTTCGGCGCGGGCTACGCGCTCGCTGGGGCCGGTTGCGTCGCGCCCGTCTTCCTCGCGGTGGTCGCCCGCTCGCTGTCGCTGCCGACCGAGGCGGCGGCGCTCGTCCTGCTGACCTACGTCGGTAGCATAGTCGCCCTGATGATTGCGGTGACGGTCGCGACCGGAATGGGGCTGGTCGCGAGTGCGGGTCGGTTCGCGGCCTATTCGGAGCACCTGAAGCGACTCGCCGGATGCCTGATGATCGTGGCAGGGGTTGGACAGCTCTATCTGGCACTCGTTGTCTATTAG
- a CDS encoding TlpA disulfide reductase family protein: MRRRDILAGVGSLGTIGGAGALAIRGPPSFGDGTDEAQSGNSDGTGSPDTEPLTIETIDAPGSEAGEVRVPASDRPTFIDFFGTWCPPCIEQMPALAVANDRIGDDVLFISITSEAIGRSVTKAELVDWWEKHDGNWSLGLDPTAELTARYLAGGYPSAVAIDTSGRVQWSDTGVKTADELVAGIEQALEAGTDA; this comes from the coding sequence ATGCGCAGGCGAGATATCCTCGCCGGAGTCGGCAGCCTGGGTACGATCGGTGGCGCAGGGGCGCTGGCGATACGCGGTCCACCGTCGTTCGGAGATGGAACAGACGAGGCCCAAAGCGGGAATTCGGATGGGACGGGATCTCCGGACACCGAACCGCTCACGATCGAGACGATCGATGCGCCGGGAAGCGAAGCCGGCGAGGTCCGTGTTCCGGCGTCCGACCGACCGACGTTCATCGATTTCTTCGGCACGTGGTGTCCGCCGTGTATCGAACAGATGCCCGCACTTGCGGTGGCGAACGATCGCATCGGTGACGACGTGCTGTTCATCTCGATTACGAGCGAAGCGATCGGCAGATCAGTGACGAAAGCGGAACTGGTCGACTGGTGGGAGAAACACGACGGGAACTGGTCGCTCGGTCTCGATCCGACTGCGGAACTGACTGCACGGTATCTTGCGGGTGGCTATCCCTCCGCCGTCGCGATCGATACGTCCGGACGCGTTCAGTGGTCGGACACCGGCGTCAAAACGGCGGACGAACTCGTGGCGGGGATCGAACAGGCGCTCGAGGCAGGGACGGACGCGTGA
- a CDS encoding SCO family protein translates to MNRRLWLRSIAASSVATTAGCLDSLSSNEGQADDSDGSEREHADGAVLGPPNQDLSESSHPSYGDDVPSVELPNQLTGETVSTNQFESSRAVLMTFFYTSCPDGMCPALILRLRRAQEVAAANGYGEDVQLLAMTFDPERDTEDALRTFADQQGVDLEAGNWDFLRPERYETAKEILTDRIGLPLKKVDAEKYDSLEYQFPHYNLILLANEDGIVERAYPRGATVETSRVVADLETVVKA, encoded by the coding sequence ATGAACCGGCGTCTCTGGCTCCGATCGATCGCCGCCTCGAGTGTCGCTACCACAGCGGGCTGTCTGGATTCCCTCTCGAGCAACGAGGGGCAGGCAGACGACAGCGACGGTAGTGAACGGGAGCATGCCGACGGAGCGGTTCTCGGCCCACCGAATCAAGATCTGAGCGAGTCGTCGCATCCGAGCTACGGCGACGACGTTCCGTCGGTCGAACTCCCCAACCAACTGACCGGTGAAACCGTCTCGACGAATCAATTCGAGAGCAGCCGGGCAGTTTTGATGACATTCTTTTATACGTCGTGTCCCGATGGGATGTGTCCCGCGTTGATACTACGACTCCGTCGTGCACAGGAAGTTGCCGCTGCCAACGGGTACGGTGAGGATGTTCAACTGCTCGCGATGACGTTCGATCCGGAACGTGACACGGAAGACGCGCTTCGAACGTTCGCCGACCAGCAGGGGGTCGATCTCGAGGCCGGGAACTGGGACTTCCTCAGACCGGAGCGGTACGAAACGGCGAAAGAGATCTTGACCGACCGGATCGGGTTGCCGCTCAAGAAGGTCGATGCCGAGAAGTACGATTCGCTCGAGTATCAGTTCCCCCACTATAATTTGATCTTGCTCGCGAACGAAGACGGGATCGTCGAGCGAGCGTATCCCCGAGGTGCAACGGTCGAGACTTCACGGGTAGTCGCCGATCTCGAAACGGTGGTGAAAGCGTAA